Genomic DNA from Thiosocius teredinicola:
TGTCTCCCGTTAATTCAATCAGGTAGTTAAAAGAAAAAAGAAATCAGTGATGTTCAGAATGCGCCATATCCAGATAAACGATGGTCAGCGTCATGAAGATGAACGCCTGCAACGTGATGATCAGGATATGGAAGATCGCCCAGCCAAGCTGCAGGAATCCACCGAAGATTCCGAGCGCCCAACCGGCGCTGTACATGACCGCGATCAGAATGAAGATCATCTCGCCGGCGTACATGTTGCCGAACAGACGCAGGGCGAGAGAGACGGGCTTGGCGATCAGGTTGACGCCTTCGAGCACCAGGTTGATAACCATGAAAAACGGCTTGAGCAGCGGGTTCTTGGTTTCGAACGGCATGCCGGTCAGTTCACCGACAAAACCACCGACACCCTTGATCTTGATGCTGTAGAAGAGGATCAGCATGAACACGCCGATCGCCAGCGCGAAGGTGATATTGGGATCGGTTGTCGGCACGACCTTCATGAAGTGGATACCCAGCAGGCCACTCAACCACGGAATCACATCCACCGGCACCAGGTCCATCAGGTTCATCAGGAAGACCCAGGCGAAAATGGTCAGGGCCAGCGGTGCGACCATGTCGTTCTTGCCCGAAAACGATCCGCGGACGCTGTCGTTGACGAAATCGATGATCATCTCGACGAAATTCTGCAGGCCGGCAGGGACACCGGCGGTCGCCTTGCTGGCGGCCTTCATGAAGAAATAACCGAACACGACCGCGAGAATGACCGACCAGAACATCGAATCCAGATGGATGGCCCAGAAGCCCATCTCTTTGGCTTCTTCGGCGCTGTGCGCGACACCCCAGTGGCCATCGGGGAACTTGCCAAACGTCAGGTTGGTCAAGTGGTGCTTGATGTATTCACCGGAGGTAATCGTCTCAGAGCCAGCCATCTTGTCTTTTCTCTTTTGCGTTCAACCGGCGATGCGGTTCGCCAGTAACGGAGGTAAAACCTGTACTACAAAAAAGGCCCCAAACAGAGCCAGCGGACTTAGCGGATCAAACCAGATGATCACGACCGCAAACACCGCGGCGATAAACGCCAGCTTAATAAACTCGCCACCGTAAAACTGGGAAACCAGCTTGCCGGGTTCGCCGGCGCGGTAGCGACCAAACACCCAGTAAGCGAACAGGGCGTTGGCGATGGTCGCTGTAG
This window encodes:
- a CDS encoding ATP synthase subunit I, which encodes MQQMQNLDAHRARRILVAQAVATIIVTLVGLLFGLRAGFFALLGGATATIANALFAYWVFGRYRAGEPGKLVSQFYGGEFIKLAFIAAVFAVVIIWFDPLSPLALFGAFFVVQVLPPLLANRIAG
- the atpB gene encoding F0F1 ATP synthase subunit A, which produces MAGSETITSGEYIKHHLTNLTFGKFPDGHWGVAHSAEEAKEMGFWAIHLDSMFWSVILAVVFGYFFMKAASKATAGVPAGLQNFVEMIIDFVNDSVRGSFSGKNDMVAPLALTIFAWVFLMNLMDLVPVDVIPWLSGLLGIHFMKVVPTTDPNITFALAIGVFMLILFYSIKIKGVGGFVGELTGMPFETKNPLLKPFFMVINLVLEGVNLIAKPVSLALRLFGNMYAGEMIFILIAVMYSAGWALGIFGGFLQLGWAIFHILIITLQAFIFMTLTIVYLDMAHSEHH